TTCTCTGAGCCGAGATTGGGTCGCTCCCGACATTTCCTGATCATGATTGTTAACAGCCTTTATCCAAAttgaattatgcagatgaatTTCCATTCGTGCATTGTTAATGCTTTATTAACATCAAACAGAAATAACAGACTTACCTGCTGATTTCTTTGTGTCCTCTACAAGGGCCATCCTGTTTTCAAGCCTGAGGATTCGTGATTCAATTATAGCAAACCGTTCCTCCTCTTCAATGTTTTCTACAGATTCTTGCCTTTCTTTCCATTCATTCCCCCTTTGCTCATTGTTTTTCTGTGGTTGATCCTGCAATGATTCTCTTTTTTCTGACAGATACCTCACTTGAATTGCCACACTGTCGCTTTCAGCAGCCTGTTCAGCAGCTTGGTGCTTGCCTACGTCCAGTTTTGCCATCAGCTGACGACCTTTCTGAGCACTTCGTTGCTGCGGTGGTGTGGACATTTCCTGGGTCACATTGTCtgaaattgaaacatttttaaaatcattttactaATCACTGACCGATAGGTAACAGCTTATTCTTCTTGCAAATGCGGAACAGAGTTTACCTGTTTCCCCTTCTTTTCATTACAGATGTAATTACTATGGCCATATCGCCATGGTTTGCCAGAAGGTGCGAAATTTCTCTTATTTGTTTGCATGTAATTGTGTGATTAttctacaactgttacaataggTGAAGTCATAACTAAGTCATAACTAAGTGCACTAGCTTGATTTTTGCTGTGGTTCTGACTATTGAAGAAGCCACACAAGGCGAAACTAGTCTGAAGTTGGGCTTGAACAGAGTTCTACGTGGGAACTATGAGGTtacagcgtcttttctgaagatgtgccGTGAGTGTATACGGTTAGCTTGAGGTTGCCCACTACCATTTGCTCGCTTGGTAGCTTACTTTGATAGTAAATGTTTTACCTCAACATTGTACTTTGATGTAATTCCTACACGGGAATAATGATGAAGGTTACTAATAGCTAAAACAGTCTGCTTTACTGACCTGAATGGCACTGAGCTGACAGCAAAGTCTGAACAATTGCATGTGTTATCCTAAAATAAGGTAAATTTATCAAGATGACTCTttacatgtaagtcaattgACTTACCTTTTCCTAATAGATATGTAGACATTGTTCTTTGATCTAAGTACTAAAGAGAAAAAATAACGAATGTAAAATTGTCTTACTCACCTGGATGGCACTGATCTGACAGTAACTGCACGATTTCGATGGCAACATCTGTGATGTCTTCTGCAATGTTGTCATACTGGATACGGTGAGCGAGGGTCTTCTTCAACAAGGGGAACCGGCTCCCGACCTTTCTGCTGAAGGCTTCAAAGTTGTCTGTGTTCTGATCCAGCCAAATTGGGTAGAATTTCTTCTGATGAAACAAAGACTTTTCATACTCTAGTCTAGGCCAGTACTTATCCAGCAGGTGATTACTTATAACAATAGTAACCAGCTTCAAAATCTCACTTGCAAGCGTGGACATGATTTTCTCTGAAATGTTTTCTCCTGTGCTAATTGACACCTCATCAAAGAAGATCTCCTCATCAGATAGGTTTTGACCCCGGAGAGCTTTGTGAAGTGGTCGGACAAATGGCTTCTTGTCCTCACCAGCGTGGATGATGAACAGGATAGGTCCTGTCCAGAGGAGAGTAATACACCAAATATTACCACACTAAATGAGTAgaaaggccacagcaagaaaaTTAACGGATGAAACCAGCGCGCTCATTTCCTCTACGGGGATGGTCatatagaccaaaataggcaaacatggtgtgttgtagcctaataatcatacttgtagaagtgacactagggaggtagccatgactatagtagctgaagtgaaacttgttggatagttgccACCAATAgttgccaccaatatggaagccatgaaggtagttgccagcttggcaagtgataccagtgtaccactcTAGTGTAACTTTTTCACTTCTTTgttacaggaatgaatgccttgttagttgtgatgccacgttttgtcacttcaaatcttgttacgacatTTATgctgtctattttgaaaatttatccattttttttaccatcatGATTTTCTTTCGCGCTATCCAATTATTTtggcactctgcataggatgtcatccataaaatgtacttgctgtggcctaagtgaGGGAGGCGTGGGGAGGGAGGCTTGGAGTGGCAGACAGGGATAGATGGAAAGAGGGAGTGGTGTAGGGAGAAAAATGAACCTTTTATGGTCACTGAGGTTATTTTTAGCtctcatacatgtaattatccaGTTCTTTTGTCAATGGTGTTCAAAGCAATAAACATGTATGGTAGTTGATTTAACGAAAATGTCACCATTGGGAAACGATAGATATTTAAAGAATAGTACCTTTTCTGGTGGATGTTTGCATTGCTGAGCATGCTGGCAAGGTCCTACTTTGACTACGACTTGTACTTGTAGATGGTATAGTGGCTGGAGCGGGAACAAAGCTTATTAGGCTGACCTGAGATTTATGATTGATAAATTATTGATTACTAGAGCtccacgaacacatatctttgccaaataacctaggtttgttatgtagaatgatgtttgatttatataaatgtgttactcattttATTccatatgcctggagttggtctATAAAATTTCgccattaatcatgcaaattagatcccaatttacataattaatatcaaattgtatccctctttctcagttatatACGTGACTACTTTGAAAGTCCAgcagtggatttattaactttttCATTAATTAcacaaattagctgttgatttataTCTCGTTAAGTACGTTTTCACTTACGCTATctacaaaccaaatatcatgacgatCCCTCAATACGTTCATATttgaggtcttcatttgcataattgataactatcatcatttctctctttctcagccaCATATGCGACAAGTTTGCAAGCTCTATCATagaatgcagtggattcataaactttcctcattaattatgcaaattagctgttgattggaataattagtatttcattatgttagtcatcactcattctatctacataccaaaaatcatgatgatccgtcaacacgttctcgagttattctcgccCGAAGATTGAAAGAAAACcgacgcctgcagttccaaaagttgctagggggctcaaactcacagcacttactctctgccctaagggctatctaccactcaaaaatcatgaccatagcatctccaaaacatgagatatcaaaaattgaggttctgctgcagtaccttagcaagccgctaggaggtccattatcaaacttgaccttcgttttcccgacccctacccacctaccaaatatcaccagTATCCATCGaattctcgagttatactgtttacagacagacagaaagacgtACATACAAGCCTACctaaacataaccttagccattctggcaaaggtaactaatTCAATTTGAGACAAAGTCAGTGACACCTCTCTCGGCTTATTCGGAcacatttgccaaattagtGTGAAAATCTGAATTCTTATCCAAGGGGTGCCACCAGATCAGCGGTAATTGGACATTTTGCATGTGAAAGAATAGACTTTGAGGGCGTtccctcgctagaaatctactggatGAGTTTCAGTAACATTCCCCCCAccctgtctgaatagggttaaagcaaacaaaacaaaacatgataatCAGTCATCATGAAAGGGATAAACTTACAAGGAcaaataagtgtggcaatagaAATTATtgtcatggcgacggttttgttgttttgattgttgttgtagttttCTATCCATTCGCCTGTCTACATGTATGGTGATTGTcgaagtcttagcaaagaaagctattttctcatagattatgtaaatggaCGTTATTTGCATCATTTATGTCTGATAATTTAACTTACTGTAGCTGCCAAATGTAACAAGATTGAGATTGTTCTTATTTTACACTGTGATATTGTGACGATTTCTCATTCATTTTTCGTCGCTATGACGTCAATACGACTGTCCACATTTAATAAAGTGGCCATACgcgtggctgtcctcaaacacgaTACCccaatttaacgtcctatccgaggggaGGCCCTAATAACCGacactaggtactcattttcacctgagtgaggtgTGGAAAGAGCACGAGATCGGTAGCACATCAAGGGATTCGAACCAAGAACCCCTGAATTATGAATCAAAAACCCTGTCGATTGCGCGACCCAACACATACaatttatgtctacagatatttctctctttttcagttacatgtcTCATATGTATGAGTGTAccatcatgaaatgcagtggattcataaactgccctcattgattatgcaaattagcccctgatatGCGTGATTAGTATtcgattatgtaaggcatcttcaaagctatctgcattccaagTATCATGACTATCCGTTAATCCTTTCCCGAGTTGAAACCCCTCCAAACGGACGATGTTAGTACGCAGGCGCGGAAAAATTCATGTAAATTCCATGTTTTATTGTCAATCGGACATATAccatactgttaggctagctctagaggcgttgccaaaaacagACGTACTTTAGCACTGCCCGCGGCCATGTTTTTCTTCGTtcgccatctttgttttgcGGTGTCACGAAATACCTTACAGTGTCTTAAGCTTGACATGGGCCCTGACATGGTCAGCCTGCTAATGTTAACACTACTTGAGATAGTAAGTAATGCCATGTCTGACATGGAAATGTGAAAAGTTGAGTAGTTCCAAGTAACATTAATATCCTGCCTTTTCCCCCAGACGTAAGGTCTAGCCACCGGCCATAAACACTTGATAATCTACGTCGTTCGGCCCACGCTCATTCTCTGGTTTAATCGATGGTTTTGCGAATCGCCGCCAGGCCTCATGAAACCATGTGTACTCCTTGTGCTTGATGTAAAGTCTTTATCATTTCCTGAACCATGCCTCAGAACATTATCTGGACATCCTACAAGGGTgatatttttttgcattatATACCATGCCGCGCATTTCTTCCAATTTTCTTCACGGTGTACGATAAATAATGCTTGGGTTAACATATTCAGATTGTATTAAGCAAACACAACACCTGACACGAAAAATGCACCATCCCTGAACTTTGACCCCCACTGGTGTAGTTAAACGTAAATAATTGTTTTACCTCGTCATTGGCATGGCGACCTGGTTTGTATATAGACATTCTGTCGGTGTATCAATCTCTGTAAAAAGACCTTTCTTGTTCCTTTTTAGCAaggtacaggtcacaacaacgACAAGTATGTAAAATTATCATAGATCTAGTCAAACACAGAAGTTCGACTGATAAAACAAGAATAATTGTGACTTTCAGGTTAGTTAATCTGTAAATAAATTGACCTCCTTTCGTCTCTGTTCCCATATAATGCAATCAATCGCAATCATATGATTGTACAGGCAGAATCGTATACAAATCAAGATGACTTACTTGCGTCACCTTCTTCTTGCAGCAAGTCTGCCAGATGGGGATAGGTCTCCTGCAGTACTTTACAAAACACGGGGAATGCAGTCCGGCCTCGGGTCTTCAAAAGGCAGATAAGTTCATCCACTCGCTCTCCCTGTGTTTCCTTACTATAGATGTCCATTCCCATGGGCGGAAGCAGAATGCATCGTTCGATCAATTGGGGGATTACGTACTTCACCCTCAAATCTCGTCTGATATCAGGAAGTCTTCTCTGCAGAATATCCCGGTGCTTGGACTCCATTTGCCACCTGTCGGTTCAGGCTACGATTTCAAATTTCACAACTGGGATTTCATGGGGTTTTACGGATCACCGGTGAGTACCTGCCCTACCATGAAGGCTAGGTCTTGGCTATTAcaagttacaaaggtcacaaagTTTTACGACAAAGCAAATTAGTTTCGGTGAGCTGCACCCGAAACCGTCGCTTCGACGACATGAACACAACTGCTGTCGGTTTTCCAACAGACACTAGGGACTTCTCAAACACCCTAAAGACTTAATGACCAATTGAACCACACCTATGCCCGCCAAACACAATAAGAACCCTGTCGTGTCGACAAGTTAGAAACTAACAATTCGTACTGACCGAGAGAAGTCGCCATGACAGTTTACTTGCTTCCGGGTTGACGTCACGACAGGTAGGTGGGTATTGGCGCGCGGTGTAAACAGCCGCGTACTCGTGATGATATCACATTTACGACTACTTCATCCGGCATTTCCCGATATCAGCCAACACGTATCAATATACTAATATTCACCGATATTCATATGTACTGTATAATGGTGATGCCCATGTAATTTTATATATTGACGAGGCCTGTCTCGTTCTTATGACATATTCTCGTGTTGACATGATCCTTCTGACGCCAGCCTTGACCCCCTATCCGGATCATTCCATTTTGAAGGAAAATGGGTGAGGATAGGTTAGTAGGCTGCCCGGTGTGCTTTGAATGAACTTGTGCGGTTTTGTGAGTACTTCTTGAAAGTGTATCGTCAATTCAGGTTATTAGACTAATACTTGAGGCTTCTACTTGCCCTTCGGATTTAATTGTTAGACTAAATAAAGCCAAAATATGGAGAACAATTGAGATTCGTTCTGAAACTTAGCTTTTAGTCTCCCTCCCGATAACAGGTACTCGTAAACATTTATTTAATATCTCGAAAAAGTTCTGCTCGAAAAGGACAAAGGGTGCACAACTCGGCACTATGGCCAAGGATGTGATATGTGATAAATTGTCGGTATGATGTAGCCAATAGTaacataataaaaataaaatgataaacaCATTCATGTCTACCAAAAGCATTCTTCATGATAATCCTTGTTTATTTGAGGTAGGTATGTCAACACTGATCTCCTTATGATATATTGGGGATGCAAGGCGTGTCATACCTGTTTCGTTTCTACACATTTCTAATGTTTCATTCATTCTTCTGGATAGCAGTGAACGAACGTTTTTTAATCAATAGTAATCTTTCATTCCAATAAAGTTGTGACATATTTGTAAGttccctgtacatgtatatccactCATCATGCCACAAAAGCCATTAAACGAAGCTACTCTGGAAATATCAACATTTAAGATTTTATTAAGTGCGTGAAATATCGCATTCATATAATAAGCGGCTTGCCTACATTGTTCCAGCAGCAATGTTAGTGCCTTTCAATTATACATAACATATTCGTATATATCTATGAAACAGCCTAAATTTACGATATTTAATTTACATATATAATACCACAATCAGTTACCACATACCACAATACCGTCGGAAAATACTTCTAAAACGACAGACTCACAATCAGCAGTAAACGCAGTAAAAGCTTGCAGCAAAGGCAATACACTATTATCATACAAACATCTTACATATCACCTTACTTATCTTCATTCAGAGTTATGCATCTGAAATAACTTGACTTTACAGATTAAAATTGGGGAATGCAGACGGCAGGGGTAACGTTGCTGAAGAGATAATGTATCAGTCGAACATTGGctcatcttcctcctcctcttccggCGTCCCCAGCATCCCGGAAATGTCGTCAGGGGTGATGTCCTCGACGTCAAAGGGTGCGTTTTTCCACTTCCGGCAGGTCAGCCTCGATCCGTCCGGTTTCTCCAGGACGAAAGACTCGATCTTCAGGGTGGGAAAGCTGTACACCATCTGTATTCCCCAGTCTTGTCTGCAGTTCCTGTGAAGGAATAAGTACAACACGTTATTCATTCACAACAACGAGGTGGAGTATTGTTTCGCGGGTGTCTATCCGTCTATCTCAGATAGGTGTGGAAGGGGGCCTTCGTTCGACGGTACGGACTTATTGAGAATTGTTAAGATGCAGCATGTAAGACTTCCTGAGAGGCACAATTGCTGTCAGACAGTTGGAGACTGTGGCTATATGTGGTTAATCAAAATTGTATGCTAGTATGTCTAGTATGCTATCTGCTCCCCGAGGATAAAGTTGTGGGGCTGTGTTTTCTTTGTGATACAGGAAAGGTAGCAAAGCAGTAAGGGTAAGGATTGGAAGTCTGatatctctgattgccttgttacTGCTCGACACATAGTTTGAATAGTTctgtaatagttttttttatggGGGGTAGTGTAAGAAGTCTGCTGCTCTTCGCACAGTTTGATACTCTAATATTCATCGTACCTGGTAATGACTCTTACCTGCAGTATACTTTTCCGTTCATTTCCCAGTCGTCAATCTTCTTGGGTGGGTGGGGTTTGATGTTGATCCGCTGGGGAAAAGTTTTGTCCACCACCACGTGGTGATTCTCCTTGATCCGGCGGAAGTCGCTAACATTGCAGGCAAACTCCTTGCACTTCACACACAGCAGCTTCATCCCCTTTCCACGGATTTCCCTGTATCGAAAAGAAATCGAATTCTACAGGTTACTCTATGTATCTGTACTGCTATCCATAATACACAGTTGCCAAAATGTTTGGGTACTTCACTGACTGTGACACGTGCTGTGGACATGTGTATAGTTAAAATCTACGCAAAGAAATCATCGTCaatgaaaatttgaaacagTGGAAATACTCAATAGAAGCAAAAGCAGAAATTAGTCTTCTAGTAAAGATGATAACTATACTGTGTCACCTACTTGGTTTTCCTCTGCATTTCTTTTAGCGCCTGCGCCAGATCTCTCTCCTTCTTGGACTCTTCCTGCAGACGTCGGACCTGCTTCATGAAGTCTTCATGTTTCTCCCTCTGCATGTGCCACACCTGCAGCATGGCCTTCTCCATCAGCTTCTCTCGAATGGTGTTCAACTGGAAATAAAAAATTGGGTATATTGGAATTGCAGAAAAGGCGAAAGATGGTTAACGTTACGGGAGTATTCAGAGCTAAATCATCTACTAGTATTCTTGTGAAATATCACTTCCAACTCCTCATATCATAATGCTCAGCTTAGATTAATTTTTGCACTACTTTTACACATTCTTTCCCAGACAAAACATCATCAAAGAAGTAAACGTAACTCTTGTAGACAATTGCAGCATGTTTTTAGACTCCCTGCATCCTATGATCCAATTACTGAGAAAAATTtaggtgagtccaatttttttgttggatattacagttaaactatttAAAATTACTTCTggcaacacagatgaactttcaagttatgtttTTTAGTCGTTGCAGTATGTTTATAGCTTAAAGAAAGACGGTTGATAATTCAAGCTAAATGTTGTTACCTTTTCCTTCAGGACATTTCCACCTTCCCGTCCAGCGATCAGCACGGACTTGCTGCCCTCAGCACGGCCACGTCCTGTACAAAGGAAAATAGACGTGATTATCAGTTTTATGTTATTTCGTTCGAAAATACATCGATATTCTGATCAATGATACAAATGTTTACTAGTCTATTGTTTATAGCAGTCGTTTGTCATTGTTTTGatgttggaaaaatgtttgtgtatGAACATGTGGCTATGTGAAATTACCTCTGGTCTGCACCTTGCCTATCTCGTTGCCCACATAGTCATAGCGGAACACGAAGTTGCACTTGGCGATGTCTATGCCTTCCTCTGCCACAGATGTGGAGATGACAATCTTGTGGCCTCCAGTCGTGAACAGCTCCAGCAGCTCCACCTGCTGGTTTTGGGTCATGCCTGCAATGAACAGCTAGGTATCATGTGCTCAAGCCTCGAGCTCAACTATGATGGAAAAGTATAacctccacacacacacgtcaCTTCTGTAATTTCTGACAGACTGGCTTACAAGAGAGGAATGCATTCCTTGTCTGTGAAGAAGATTGATTTACACTTTTTCCCTTTGATTGAATAGGTACATGGCAACTTTTGAACAATACGCCAAATAAATGGCACCCAGCTTACAGATCTTCAATAGTATACCAACACGCCCAACATATAATTTAACCCTGGTTAtgtaagggttagggtttggtGTTGGTGTTGGGTTTGGAGTTGGGGTTAGGGttttggttagggttaggggttaggatTTGTGGTTTGGGTTAGGGGTttgggttggggttggggttaggggttggggttagggttagggttagggttttaaTACTGTGTAACGTAAGGATTGTTGCCCGTAGAGTCTACCTTACAAGAAGTCGATGTGATTTTGATCCTCAAACAGAATTCATAA
The sequence above is drawn from the Branchiostoma floridae strain S238N-H82 chromosome 4, Bfl_VNyyK, whole genome shotgun sequence genome and encodes:
- the LOC118413654 gene encoding uncharacterized protein LOC118413654, which translates into the protein MESKHRDILQRRLPDIRRDLRVKYVIPQLIERCILLPPMGMDIYSKETQGERVDELICLLKTRGRTAFPVFCKVLQETYPHLADLLQEEGDATTIPSTSTSRSQSRTLPACSAMQTSTRKGPILFIIHAGEDKKPFVRPLHKALRGQNLSDEEIFFDEVSISTGENISEKIMSTLASEILKLVTIVISNHLLDKYWPRLEYEKSLFHQKKFYPIWLDQNTDNFEAFSRKVGSRFPLLKKTLAHRIQYDNIAEDITDVAIEIVQLLSDQCHPGE